A window of Fuerstiella sp. contains these coding sequences:
- a CDS encoding efflux RND transporter permease subunit, with protein sequence MQLIGSFIQNPVKVSVGVVLTVLFGAISLIQMPKQLAPSVENPVLTVDTRWPGGSPQEVEREIVQEQEEQLQSVEGLVKMSSECHDSRGEITLEFSVGTNVEDAMLRVNTRLQQVRDYPIDAQQPVIRAENVSDRAIGRMVLTARPPERQRIAEFQQKHPECAELLASSLRAMNSGLRVYRLQQVWQEQGDRFPQLKELLPPDLNLEQVRRFSEDVIETRLERIPGVSDAYTYGGRQEELQVVVDPERLAARQLTVADVRNAFNSQNKDTSGGDFREGKRRWVIRTLSQFRTPEQVRRQVLAVRDGAPIYVGDVADVKIGFKKMDSVSRRYGVSSNGLGVRRVSGSNVLSVMAGVRAATEELNEGILKQRGMELYLYYDETDYIHSAIGLVQQNILVGGALTMIALLMFLHLGRRTLLFVPMIAASALAAAYLSSEFVLITLLLVIIAGFWFGRGALVVGLAIPVSVIGTFLLLGLLGRSLNVISLAGLAFAVGMLVDNAVVVLENIFRRYQSGESPFAAAINGTHEVWGAVIASTLTTIAVFVPVLFVQETAGQLFRDIALAISSAVGLSLIVSLTVVPTAASRLFRQGQAADAAKTLPATGWLPRLLSRGGVLLVAVVTGINRWIQRGTFRSVSVVILMVGGSVGLSYWFWPKVEYLPSGDRNFVFCRVSPPPGYNINQLAEMGVKIEEDLKPYWNADPGTAEAAKLEYPVISYYFYVVRGRRVFMGCLAKDGSRAAELIPLLKNIGSQFPGTNAVAKQSSLFERGLSAGRTIDIEITGPDLERLVAIGGRVLEDVRNLLPAAQAMSRPGLDLSGPEIHIEPRLMESSEMGINASELGYTVDALVDGAYAGDFFVDGDRVDLTIIGDESFARRTQDLDSLPISTAYGQLVPLSSVAEISLNSGPEQISRRERQRAITIQVTPPITMPLEDAMDRINDSIVNPLVSSDALDGGYLIRLSGTADKLRQTWAALKWNLLLALAITYLLMAALFESWLYPFVIIFSVPLGAVGGILGLTVLNLFVFQSLDVLTMLGFVILIGTVVNNAILIVHQSLNYIREQEMDPRDAIPLSIQTRVRPIFITTLTTVLGLMPLVVFPGAGSELYRGLGSVVLGGLLVSTVFTLFLVPTVFVLTLDAKNRLAALLSGLRMPLMADHR encoded by the coding sequence GTGCAGCTGATTGGATCCTTCATTCAGAACCCGGTTAAGGTGTCGGTGGGCGTAGTGCTTACCGTGCTGTTTGGTGCCATCTCGCTGATTCAGATGCCCAAGCAGCTGGCGCCATCTGTTGAGAACCCGGTTTTGACAGTCGACACACGCTGGCCCGGCGGAAGTCCCCAGGAAGTTGAAAGGGAAATCGTTCAGGAACAGGAGGAACAGCTGCAAAGTGTGGAGGGCCTCGTGAAGATGTCTTCCGAATGCCACGATTCACGCGGTGAAATCACCCTGGAATTCTCCGTTGGTACCAACGTTGAAGACGCCATGCTTCGCGTGAATACGCGTCTTCAACAGGTGCGGGATTATCCGATCGATGCGCAGCAACCCGTAATTCGGGCGGAGAATGTTTCCGATCGTGCCATTGGACGAATGGTGCTGACCGCCCGACCACCGGAGCGTCAGCGGATTGCGGAATTTCAGCAGAAACATCCGGAGTGTGCTGAATTACTTGCGTCATCTCTCAGAGCCATGAACAGTGGACTGCGTGTTTACCGCCTGCAGCAGGTGTGGCAGGAACAAGGTGATCGTTTTCCGCAGTTGAAAGAACTGCTGCCTCCCGACCTGAATCTCGAGCAGGTACGCAGATTCTCTGAAGATGTGATTGAGACGCGGCTGGAACGAATTCCTGGTGTGTCAGATGCGTATACGTACGGCGGTCGGCAGGAAGAACTTCAGGTTGTTGTCGATCCCGAACGTCTGGCGGCCCGTCAGCTGACTGTTGCCGACGTTCGTAATGCGTTCAACAGTCAAAATAAAGATACTTCCGGTGGCGACTTCCGGGAAGGGAAACGTCGCTGGGTTATTCGAACGCTGAGTCAGTTTCGAACTCCGGAGCAGGTACGGCGACAGGTACTGGCTGTGCGGGACGGAGCACCGATCTATGTGGGTGATGTGGCCGACGTCAAGATCGGCTTCAAGAAGATGGACAGCGTGTCCAGACGCTACGGGGTCTCCAGCAACGGACTGGGGGTTCGCCGGGTTTCAGGATCGAATGTGCTGTCAGTCATGGCCGGAGTTCGCGCAGCTACGGAGGAACTGAACGAAGGAATTCTTAAACAGCGCGGGATGGAACTCTATCTGTATTACGACGAAACGGATTATATCCATTCGGCGATTGGTCTGGTGCAGCAGAATATCCTCGTCGGCGGGGCACTGACGATGATCGCGCTGCTGATGTTTCTGCATCTGGGACGTCGCACACTACTGTTCGTACCAATGATTGCTGCCTCGGCGCTGGCTGCGGCCTATCTTTCTTCGGAGTTTGTTCTGATCACGTTGCTGCTGGTGATCATCGCCGGATTCTGGTTTGGCCGCGGAGCACTGGTGGTTGGACTGGCGATTCCGGTGAGTGTCATCGGTACCTTTCTGCTGCTGGGGCTGCTGGGGCGTTCTTTGAATGTGATTAGTCTGGCTGGACTGGCGTTTGCTGTTGGCATGCTGGTCGATAATGCGGTTGTTGTCCTGGAGAACATATTTCGCCGTTACCAGTCCGGGGAATCGCCGTTTGCAGCAGCGATCAACGGGACCCATGAGGTCTGGGGTGCCGTGATCGCATCCACGCTCACGACCATCGCCGTTTTTGTGCCCGTGTTATTTGTGCAGGAAACGGCGGGTCAGTTGTTCCGGGACATTGCCCTGGCCATTAGCTCAGCGGTTGGTCTGTCCCTGATCGTTTCCCTGACAGTGGTTCCCACCGCCGCTTCACGACTCTTCAGGCAAGGTCAGGCTGCAGATGCGGCAAAGACACTGCCTGCAACCGGCTGGCTTCCTCGACTTCTGAGCCGGGGCGGTGTGCTGCTGGTTGCAGTGGTGACAGGCATTAACCGGTGGATTCAGCGGGGAACCTTTCGTTCGGTGTCCGTTGTCATTCTGATGGTCGGAGGCTCTGTTGGATTGAGTTACTGGTTTTGGCCCAAGGTGGAGTACCTGCCGTCCGGGGACCGCAATTTTGTCTTTTGCAGGGTATCGCCTCCCCCCGGCTACAATATCAATCAGCTGGCGGAGATGGGTGTCAAGATCGAAGAAGACCTGAAACCCTACTGGAATGCGGATCCGGGTACTGCTGAAGCCGCAAAACTCGAATACCCGGTGATCAGTTATTACTTTTATGTCGTGCGTGGTCGCCGGGTTTTTATGGGATGTCTCGCGAAGGATGGCAGTCGTGCGGCCGAACTAATTCCTCTGCTGAAGAACATTGGGTCTCAGTTTCCGGGGACAAATGCTGTTGCCAAGCAGTCGAGTCTGTTTGAACGCGGCCTGAGTGCCGGACGAACGATCGACATCGAAATCACCGGACCGGATCTCGAACGGCTGGTAGCTATCGGGGGGCGGGTTTTGGAGGACGTCAGGAATCTGCTGCCGGCTGCGCAGGCCATGTCGCGACCCGGCCTGGATCTGTCGGGGCCCGAGATTCACATTGAACCGCGGCTGATGGAATCATCCGAAATGGGAATCAACGCATCCGAACTTGGATACACTGTTGATGCATTGGTTGACGGGGCCTATGCGGGAGACTTTTTTGTTGATGGCGACCGGGTCGATCTGACGATCATCGGTGATGAGTCATTCGCCCGCCGAACGCAGGATCTTGATTCGCTGCCGATTTCCACGGCCTACGGCCAGCTGGTGCCGTTATCATCTGTTGCCGAAATCAGTCTCAACAGCGGCCCCGAACAAATCAGTCGACGCGAACGCCAGCGGGCGATCACGATTCAGGTGACTCCACCGATCACCATGCCTCTTGAAGATGCCATGGACCGCATCAATGATTCGATCGTGAACCCGCTCGTATCATCCGATGCGCTCGATGGAGGCTACTTGATCCGCCTCTCCGGAACGGCCGACAAACTGCGGCAGACCTGGGCGGCACTCAAATGGAATCTGTTGCTGGCACTGGCCATTACCTACCTGCTGATGGCTGCGCTGTTCGAAAGCTGGCTGTATCCCTTTGTGATTATTTTCAGCGTACCGTTGGGTGCCGTTGGTGGAATCCTGGGCCTGACTGTACTGAATCTGTTTGTGTTTCAGTCGCTGGACGTACTTACGATGCTGGGTTTCGTGATTCTGATCGGAACAGTTGTGAACAACGCGATTTTAATTGTGCATCAGTCTTTAAATTATATTCGTGAACAGGAGATGGACCCCCGTGATGCGATTCCGCTGAGTATTCAGACTCGCGTACGACCGATCTTTATTACGACACTGACCACGGTTCTCGGATTGATGCCACTGGTCGTGTTTCCGGGAGCGGGCAGCGAGCTCTATCGAGGTCTGGGAAGCGTTGTGCTGGGTGGCCTGCTGGTGTCAACAGTCTTTACGCTGTTTCTGGTGCCGACCGTGTTTGTACTCACCCTGGACGCCAAAAATCGTTTGGCTGCTTTGTTGTCCGGGCTTCGAATGCCTTTAATGGCCGACCATCGTTAA